The following coding sequences lie in one Tichowtungia aerotolerans genomic window:
- the pdxH gene encoding pyridoxamine 5'-phosphate oxidase: MDRPIHNETPFGPANAGIDPFALFEQWFKTAMETDPNNAAVMTLATAFNNRPSARMVLMKEHSPDGFVFYTNYESRKGSELAENPKSALVFWWPAQERQVRIEGHTTRISAEASDAYFATRPRDSQLSAWASAQSSEIDEPISLEAAKAKFKDDPIPRPCSWGGLQLVPERFEFWQGRTSRLHDRIAFIQKNGQWSPRRLAP, encoded by the coding sequence ATGGATCGGCCCATACACAACGAAACGCCTTTCGGTCCCGCGAATGCGGGAATCGATCCGTTTGCCCTGTTCGAGCAGTGGTTTAAAACCGCAATGGAAACGGATCCGAACAATGCTGCCGTGATGACGCTGGCAACTGCCTTCAACAACCGCCCTTCAGCCCGCATGGTACTGATGAAAGAGCACAGTCCAGATGGTTTCGTTTTTTACACCAACTACGAAAGCCGCAAAGGATCTGAGCTGGCCGAAAACCCGAAATCCGCTCTTGTCTTCTGGTGGCCCGCACAGGAGCGGCAGGTCCGGATCGAAGGCCACACCACCAGAATTTCAGCCGAAGCCTCCGATGCTTATTTTGCCACCCGACCGCGCGACAGCCAGCTCAGCGCATGGGCTTCCGCCCAGAGTTCAGAAATCGACGAGCCGATCTCGCTCGAAGCCGCGAAAGCAAAATTTAAAGACGATCCCATTCCCCGTCCCTGCAGCTGGGGCGGCCTGCAACTGGTCCCGGAACGTTTTGAATTCTGGCAGGGTCGCACCAGCCGCCTGCATGACCGCATCGCTTTTATTCAGAAAAACGGCCAGTGGAGCCCCCGTCGGCTGGCGCCCTGA
- a CDS encoding DUF6868 family protein: MTMQVLQSFFMWCSIINILLLLVMFAIICLAKNWAYKLHSRWFDISRKDFDLILYCFLGIYKLLVFVFCIIPWIVLTIMQ; the protein is encoded by the coding sequence ATGACAATGCAGGTGCTTCAATCCTTTTTCATGTGGTGCTCCATCATCAACATCCTGCTGCTGCTTGTGATGTTTGCGATTATCTGCCTGGCAAAAAACTGGGCCTACAAACTTCACAGCCGGTGGTTTGACATTTCCCGCAAGGACTTCGACCTCATCCTCTATTGCTTTCTTGGAATCTACAAACTACTGGTGTTTGTCTTCTGCATCATCCCATGGATCGTGCTGACAATCATGCAATAG
- the ruvX gene encoding Holliday junction resolvase RuvX: MGRILGIDHGDVRIGIAMSDETAFLASPLTTVLNGKAAADEIAALVQEHNVETIVIGLPLNMDGSAGPATEKVRRFSKKLASKTDVPIVESDERLTTVTAHYNLREAGLDGKKRKGVVDMAAAQVILQDWLDAQP, encoded by the coding sequence ATGGGGCGCATTCTGGGGATTGATCACGGTGATGTTCGCATCGGCATTGCGATGAGCGATGAGACCGCTTTTCTGGCATCGCCGCTGACGACGGTTCTGAACGGTAAAGCAGCTGCGGATGAAATTGCTGCGCTGGTGCAGGAACACAACGTGGAAACTATTGTGATCGGTCTTCCTCTCAATATGGATGGCTCGGCTGGACCTGCAACCGAAAAGGTTCGAAGGTTTTCCAAAAAACTGGCATCGAAAACGGATGTGCCGATTGTCGAGAGCGATGAGCGGTTGACTACGGTGACGGCTCATTACAATCTTCGCGAGGCCGGACTCGATGGCAAAAAACGCAAAGGCGTCGTCGATATGGCCGCTGCCCAGGTGATTCTGCAGGACTGGCTGGATGCTCAGCCATGA
- a CDS encoding mannose-1-phosphate guanylyltransferase produces MAGRYAVIMAGGKGERFWPLSTSKHPKQLLALVGDQPLIAQAVDRLNGLIPPENVFVVTNADLVEATQQAAPMLPPENIVGEPIGRDTAAAVACGGALVAAKDPDGVFAVLTADQVMGDLDIFKATLSGGMDLAEKNEILVTIGIQPTFPSTGFGYIESGDDFQSVEGVRFKKAVRFVEKPDAETAQSYLDTGRFFWNSGMFIWSVPTLGKAFGAHCPEMKKLMDDLTDFAARGEIFQGLEKTYPNLGKISIDYALMEKADNIVMACGTFMWDDVGSWPALESHFPQDDAGNTLIGDCEQIDSRNNIVYSRDRVTAVIGAEDLIVVQADGVTLVCPKDRAQDIKKMVTTLREKGTREGIL; encoded by the coding sequence ATGGCGGGACGTTATGCAGTAATTATGGCCGGCGGGAAAGGCGAGCGCTTTTGGCCGTTGAGTACGTCGAAGCACCCCAAGCAGCTTCTGGCGCTGGTTGGCGACCAACCGCTGATTGCGCAGGCGGTCGATCGGCTCAACGGACTGATTCCGCCGGAAAATGTTTTTGTAGTGACCAATGCGGATCTGGTTGAGGCGACTCAACAGGCTGCGCCGATGCTTCCGCCTGAAAATATTGTCGGCGAACCGATCGGGCGGGATACGGCCGCAGCGGTTGCCTGCGGCGGAGCGCTGGTCGCAGCCAAAGATCCGGACGGCGTGTTTGCTGTGCTGACTGCGGATCAGGTGATGGGCGATCTCGATATCTTTAAAGCCACACTCTCCGGCGGAATGGATCTGGCGGAGAAGAATGAAATTCTGGTGACGATTGGTATTCAGCCGACGTTTCCAAGCACCGGCTTCGGCTATATTGAGTCGGGTGATGATTTCCAGTCTGTCGAAGGCGTGCGGTTTAAGAAAGCCGTTCGTTTTGTTGAAAAGCCGGATGCAGAAACGGCGCAGTCTTATCTTGATACCGGCAGGTTTTTCTGGAACTCCGGTATGTTCATCTGGTCGGTTCCAACTCTCGGAAAAGCATTCGGTGCGCACTGTCCGGAAATGAAAAAACTGATGGACGATCTGACGGACTTCGCCGCGCGCGGCGAAATTTTCCAGGGACTGGAGAAAACCTATCCGAACCTTGGAAAAATCTCGATTGATTACGCCTTGATGGAAAAGGCCGATAATATTGTGATGGCCTGCGGAACATTTATGTGGGACGACGTCGGTTCGTGGCCCGCGCTCGAAAGCCATTTTCCGCAGGATGACGCGGGGAATACACTGATCGGTGACTGTGAGCAGATTGACTCCAGAAACAATATTGTCTATTCTAGGGACCGCGTTACAGCGGTGATCGGTGCCGAAGATTTGATTGTGGTGCAGGCGGACGGAGTGACGTTGGTTTGCCCGAAAGACCGTGCGCAGGACATTAAGAAGATGGTGACGACCCTGCGCGAGAAAGGAACCCGGGAAGGAATCCTGTAA
- the trpA gene encoding tryptophan synthase subunit alpha, producing the protein MKKTRLDKKFAELRKDGKKGFIAYIGAGDPTLEDTVDIVLKLEEAGVDLVELGLPFSDPLADGRVNQDAATRALDAGATFDGVMDCIRKIREKSQMPMIFYAYLNVLYARGFEKAMAEAAEAGIDGFLILDMPREESGPYKGAIKAANLNNIVLITPTTPEDRMEKIVKNANGFVYCVSREGVTGVRDDGVATGAAELVGEIKKHTDLPVALGFGIGTPEAAADAARIADAVVVGSAIVNKFHNNPHTDEGRADAAAFVAEMVRAVKEI; encoded by the coding sequence ATGAAAAAGACACGACTTGATAAAAAATTTGCTGAGCTCCGCAAAGACGGAAAAAAAGGGTTCATTGCCTACATTGGAGCCGGGGACCCGACTCTTGAAGATACGGTGGACATTGTCCTGAAGCTCGAAGAGGCCGGAGTGGATCTGGTGGAACTCGGCCTGCCGTTTTCCGACCCTCTGGCGGACGGCCGCGTCAATCAGGATGCAGCCACTCGTGCGCTCGACGCCGGAGCCACTTTTGACGGAGTCATGGACTGCATTCGAAAAATCCGCGAAAAATCGCAGATGCCAATGATTTTCTACGCCTACCTGAATGTTCTGTATGCCCGTGGGTTCGAAAAGGCGATGGCTGAAGCCGCCGAAGCCGGTATTGACGGGTTTCTGATTCTCGACATGCCGCGCGAAGAGTCCGGCCCGTACAAAGGCGCGATCAAGGCGGCGAATCTGAACAACATTGTTCTGATTACGCCGACGACGCCGGAAGATCGGATGGAAAAAATCGTCAAAAACGCGAACGGCTTTGTCTACTGCGTCTCGAGAGAAGGCGTCACCGGCGTGCGCGATGACGGCGTTGCTACCGGAGCCGCTGAGCTGGTTGGGGAGATCAAAAAGCACACGGATCTGCCGGTTGCGCTCGGATTTGGAATCGGTACGCCGGAAGCGGCGGCCGATGCAGCACGAATCGCTGACGCGGTGGTAGTCGGTTCGGCAATCGTCAATAAATTCCATAACAATCCGCACACGGACGAGGGGCGCGCCGATGCCGCGGCTTTCGTTGCGGAAATGGTCCGTGCTGTAAAGGAGATTTAA
- the hisF gene encoding imidazole glycerol phosphate synthase subunit HisF, translating to MLAKRIIPCLDVTGGRVVKGVQFVDLIDAGDPVECAKAYEEQGADELTFLDITASSDGRDTMVDIVRRCAEQVFMPLTVGGGIRTAADVRRMLNAGADKVSFNTAAINNPDILNECSEQFGAQCTVLAIDARRNDPDDPSKGWTVYTHGGRNPTELDAVDWAVEGVTRGAGEILLTSMDADGTKDGYDLELTRAVSEAVGVPVIASGGAGTVDHMVDAVTEGKADAVLAASIFHFGEFTIREVKEQMAAKGVTVRL from the coding sequence ATGCTTGCAAAACGAATTATTCCCTGTCTGGACGTCACCGGCGGTCGTGTGGTCAAAGGTGTGCAGTTTGTCGATCTGATTGATGCGGGCGATCCGGTCGAGTGCGCCAAAGCCTATGAGGAGCAGGGCGCCGACGAACTGACCTTCCTCGATATCACCGCTTCGAGCGACGGGCGCGACACGATGGTTGACATCGTCCGGCGCTGTGCCGAACAGGTGTTTATGCCGCTTACCGTCGGCGGTGGCATTCGCACGGCCGCCGACGTGCGCCGGATGCTCAACGCCGGCGCCGACAAAGTCTCCTTCAACACCGCCGCCATCAACAACCCCGATATTCTCAACGAATGCTCCGAGCAGTTCGGCGCGCAGTGTACCGTGCTCGCCATCGACGCGCGCCGCAACGATCCCGACGATCCTTCCAAAGGCTGGACCGTCTACACGCACGGCGGCCGCAACCCGACCGAACTCGATGCCGTCGATTGGGCCGTGGAAGGCGTGACGCGCGGCGCCGGCGAAATTCTTCTCACCAGCATGGACGCTGACGGGACCAAGGACGGTTATGACCTCGAGCTGACCCGCGCTGTTTCGGAAGCCGTTGGCGTGCCCGTTATCGCCTCCGGCGGCGCCGGCACCGTTGACCACATGGTCGACGCCGTCACCGAAGGCAAGGCGGACGCCGTTCTCGCAGCCTCGATCTTCCACTTCGGCGAATTCACCATTCGCGAAGTCAAAGAGCAGATGGCCGCCAAAGGCGTTACGGTGCGTCTGTAG
- a CDS encoding NAD(+)/NADH kinase, with amino-acid sequence MKRIGVIANPKRPHAADVFDRLVRKANELGWKLFADEASAQLIPSATVIGFDQFASTVDVLLPMGGDGTVLFCSKLLDESEIPILGINLGSLGFLTGVSEDSMEAAMDALDAGTCIKETRTVAQCVAPSGTIRRALNDAVIGFGGSSRIVTLDLAIDGAPATSYSCDGLIVCTPTGSTGHSLSTGGPILQPGCSAFGISVVCPHTLSNRPLVIPDSSTIEVTVQNSHKALLLSVDGQDVEELTTGDIVRITRSENPAIFLYPPDYSYFSVLRRKLHWRGSNL; translated from the coding sequence ATGAAAAGAATCGGTGTTATTGCAAATCCGAAACGTCCACACGCGGCGGATGTGTTCGACCGGCTGGTTCGCAAAGCGAACGAGCTGGGCTGGAAACTTTTTGCGGATGAGGCGTCCGCCCAACTGATCCCGTCGGCGACGGTCATTGGTTTTGACCAGTTTGCGTCTACAGTGGATGTTCTGCTGCCGATGGGCGGTGACGGAACCGTTCTGTTCTGCTCCAAGCTGCTCGATGAAAGTGAAATTCCGATCCTTGGAATCAATCTGGGCAGTCTCGGGTTTCTCACCGGCGTCAGCGAAGACAGTATGGAGGCAGCCATGGACGCTCTCGACGCCGGAACCTGCATCAAAGAAACCCGTACGGTCGCGCAGTGTGTTGCACCATCCGGCACGATCCGCCGGGCGCTGAACGATGCGGTTATCGGGTTCGGCGGCTCTTCGCGGATTGTAACGCTGGACCTCGCCATCGACGGCGCTCCGGCAACCTCCTATTCCTGCGACGGCCTCATCGTCTGCACACCGACCGGCAGCACCGGGCACTCCCTCTCCACCGGAGGCCCCATTCTGCAGCCCGGCTGCAGTGCATTCGGCATCAGCGTGGTCTGCCCGCATACACTCAGCAACCGGCCGCTGGTCATTCCTGACTCCAGCACCATTGAAGTGACCGTACAGAATTCCCACAAGGCACTGCTGCTCTCCGTGGACGGACAGGATGTGGAGGAACTAACCACCGGCGACATCGTCCGCATCACCCGCAGTGAAAACCCGGCGATTTTCCTCTACCCGCCGGACTACAGCTATTTCTCCGTGCTGCGTCGCAAACTCCACTGGCGAGGATCGAATCTTTAG
- a CDS encoding alpha/beta hydrolase: MALFQCSFFSESLRISASMNVILPQACRSQIGMDSTTDAEPPAVLYLLHGITDDHSTWLRRTSIERYVTKLPLAVVMPAVNRSFYTDIGDDAYWTFISEELPQIVQSFFRVSKDWKKTFVAGLSMGGYGAFKLGLTCPDRYAAAASLSGALDVVSAAKAHTDICNFDRIFGSSEALAGSSNDLFTLINRFPSDSETKFYQCCGTEDFLYQDNLTFKTRARQAGLNLTFEEHPDAVHNWDYWDQQIQRVLEWLPLGEA; this comes from the coding sequence ATGGCTCTTTTTCAATGCTCTTTTTTTTCTGAGTCCCTGCGCATCAGTGCATCGATGAATGTGATTCTGCCGCAAGCCTGCAGGAGCCAGATCGGCATGGACAGCACTACAGACGCAGAGCCGCCGGCGGTACTCTATCTTCTGCACGGAATTACGGACGACCATTCGACGTGGCTGCGCCGAACATCCATCGAACGCTATGTCACCAAACTGCCGCTGGCAGTCGTGATGCCCGCCGTAAACCGCAGCTTCTACACCGACATCGGCGATGACGCCTACTGGACGTTTATCAGCGAAGAACTGCCGCAGATTGTCCAGTCATTCTTCCGGGTTTCCAAGGATTGGAAAAAAACATTTGTCGCCGGACTGTCCATGGGCGGCTACGGCGCCTTTAAGCTGGGCCTGACCTGCCCGGATCGCTACGCCGCAGCGGCCAGCCTGTCCGGTGCTCTCGATGTGGTTTCTGCAGCCAAGGCACATACCGACATTTGCAATTTTGACCGCATTTTCGGATCGTCAGAAGCCCTGGCCGGCAGCAGCAATGATCTGTTCACCCTGATCAACCGCTTTCCTTCCGACAGCGAAACCAAATTTTACCAGTGCTGCGGAACCGAGGATTTTCTCTATCAGGATAACCTGACATTTAAAACCCGTGCCCGACAGGCCGGCCTTAACCTGACGTTTGAAGAACATCCTGATGCTGTCCACAACTGGGACTACTGGGACCAGCAGATTCAGCGGGTTCTCGAATGGTTGCCATTGGGAGAGGCATAG
- the lgt gene encoding prolipoprotein diacylglyceryl transferase: MIFSPLHDSILPLFLSFWTHDLNPVIFHIWGPLAVRWYGLAYLLGFLGGYLILRRLSRRGEFAIPEQELSNFIVHLAIFGVFLGGRLGYVLFYAPHEFIKDPLFLLRVWEGGMASHGGIIGVIAFVLWTAWKKKVSFWNLTDGLALVAPIGLFFGRLANFINGELWGRPSQVAWAVIFPKVDMQPRHPSQLYEACGEGLLLFTALWLIHATPWGKRNGAVSACFLAIYALARITSEFFRTPDEGYALYLGWITKGQLYSAFMILGALAIVAAKKLYRSEKTT, encoded by the coding sequence ATGATTTTTTCACCACTTCACGACTCCATCCTTCCGTTATTTCTCTCGTTCTGGACCCATGACCTCAATCCGGTCATTTTCCATATCTGGGGACCTCTGGCTGTGCGCTGGTACGGATTGGCCTACCTGCTTGGCTTTCTCGGCGGATACCTGATCCTGCGACGCCTCTCCCGCCGCGGCGAGTTTGCGATTCCGGAACAGGAGCTGAGTAATTTCATTGTCCATCTGGCGATCTTCGGTGTTTTTCTCGGCGGGCGCCTCGGCTATGTCCTCTTCTACGCGCCTCACGAATTCATCAAAGATCCGCTGTTTCTTCTCCGCGTCTGGGAGGGCGGCATGGCCAGCCACGGCGGCATTATCGGCGTCATTGCTTTTGTCCTCTGGACCGCATGGAAAAAGAAAGTGTCCTTCTGGAATCTGACCGACGGACTCGCACTGGTTGCCCCGATCGGTCTCTTCTTTGGTCGCCTTGCCAATTTCATCAACGGCGAGCTGTGGGGACGGCCCTCGCAGGTTGCGTGGGCCGTTATTTTCCCGAAAGTCGACATGCAGCCGCGTCATCCGTCACAGCTCTATGAAGCCTGTGGAGAAGGACTGCTGCTGTTCACCGCCCTGTGGCTGATTCACGCAACGCCGTGGGGAAAACGCAACGGGGCCGTCAGCGCCTGCTTTCTCGCGATTTACGCACTCGCCCGAATCACCTCTGAATTTTTCCGAACTCCGGACGAAGGGTACGCGCTTTATCTCGGATGGATCACCAAAGGCCAGCTGTATTCTGCATTTATGATCCTTGGCGCCCTCGCCATTGTCGCCGCAAAAAAGCTTTACCGTTCCGAAAAAACAACGTAG
- a CDS encoding dihydroorotase, with amino-acid sequence MNTQQSILIRNADIVNEGSITNGDVLIRHGRIDRIDRTVSAEADIEIDAHGKALLPGMIDCHVHFREPGLTHKADMASESAAAVAGGVTSVMEMPNTSPPAVTNERLEDKFSIAAEKMITNYSFYLGASLNNLDEVKAVDSRNVCGVKVYMGSTTGDMLVDRFQTLEDLFRECPINLTTHCEDTRIISANEKKCREQYGDDVPFPAHPLIRSREACFQSSQVAIELARKYETKLHLLHISTADELNLFDSSIVRVGTARENECFIEEQGKNITGEACVHHLFFDDSAYDRKGALIKCNPAIKTAADREALLKALVTDRLDTIGTDHAPHTLEEKQRPYWTAPSGIPVIQSALPSVLEHFYNGILSLELIAEKTAHNPARIFNLEDRGFIREGGWADLTLIDLNRPHTVTKDNILYKCGWSPFEGTTFHSSVDTTIVSGQIAWQKNAPRATCRGHRLVFNR; translated from the coding sequence ATGAATACGCAACAGTCCATTTTAATTCGCAACGCCGACATCGTTAATGAAGGCTCCATTACAAACGGCGACGTATTGATCCGGCATGGGCGCATCGACCGCATCGACCGCACGGTCTCTGCAGAAGCCGACATTGAAATTGATGCACACGGCAAAGCGCTGCTGCCCGGCATGATCGACTGCCACGTCCACTTCCGCGAGCCGGGGCTGACCCACAAGGCCGACATGGCCAGCGAATCCGCGGCCGCCGTCGCCGGCGGGGTCACCTCCGTGATGGAGATGCCGAATACCAGTCCGCCGGCTGTCACCAACGAGCGCCTGGAAGACAAATTCTCCATCGCCGCGGAAAAGATGATCACCAACTATTCGTTTTATCTCGGTGCATCCCTCAACAACCTGGATGAGGTAAAAGCCGTCGATTCACGCAATGTCTGCGGCGTCAAAGTCTACATGGGCTCCACCACCGGCGACATGCTGGTTGATCGTTTCCAAACCCTGGAAGATCTGTTCCGCGAGTGTCCGATCAATCTCACCACGCACTGCGAGGACACACGCATTATTTCCGCCAACGAAAAAAAGTGCCGCGAACAATACGGTGATGACGTCCCCTTCCCGGCCCATCCCCTCATTCGCAGCCGGGAAGCCTGCTTCCAATCCTCACAGGTAGCCATCGAACTGGCCCGCAAATACGAAACCAAACTGCACCTGCTGCACATCAGCACCGCCGACGAACTGAACCTGTTCGACTCCTCCATCGTCCGAGTCGGCACCGCCCGCGAAAACGAATGCTTTATTGAAGAACAGGGCAAAAACATTACCGGGGAAGCCTGTGTGCACCACCTCTTCTTCGACGACTCCGCCTACGACCGCAAAGGCGCGCTGATCAAATGCAATCCCGCTATCAAAACCGCCGCAGACCGCGAAGCCCTGCTCAAAGCTCTTGTCACCGACCGGCTCGACACCATCGGCACCGACCACGCTCCCCACACCCTGGAAGAAAAGCAGAGACCCTACTGGACCGCCCCCTCCGGCATTCCGGTCATCCAGTCCGCCTTACCTTCCGTGCTGGAACATTTCTACAACGGCATCCTCTCTCTGGAACTGATCGCAGAGAAAACCGCCCATAACCCGGCCCGTATTTTCAACCTTGAAGACCGCGGTTTTATTCGAGAAGGCGGCTGGGCCGACCTGACTCTGATCGATCTCAACCGCCCGCATACTGTCACAAAAGACAACATTCTGTACAAATGCGGCTGGTCACCATTCGAAGGAACCACCTTCCACTCCTCCGTCGACACCACGATTGTCTCCGGACAAATCGCATGGCAAAAGAACGCTCCCCGCGCCACCTGTCGCGGCCACCGTTTAGTATTCAACCGATAG